From Actinosynnema mirum DSM 43827, a single genomic window includes:
- a CDS encoding Crp/Fnr family transcriptional regulator, whose amino-acid sequence MERFWTRLTVAEQALLRAAGVERDYSRGAVVCREGETTAHVLVVREGLLRVTAATLTGERLLAVRGPGDIVGERSAVDGLPRSATVSASGRTRALVLTAATFTALCRREPGISWAVLGVVVGRQRDADRQRVQISGTATQRVAAVLLDMALQRGIADQGAVPLTQEELAGIAGTSRESLVRVLRSLRSEGIISTGRRVVDIHDVRRLQGYAD is encoded by the coding sequence GTGGAGCGGTTCTGGACCCGGTTGACCGTCGCGGAGCAGGCCCTCCTGCGCGCCGCGGGCGTCGAGCGCGACTACTCGCGCGGCGCCGTCGTGTGCCGCGAGGGCGAGACCACCGCGCACGTCCTGGTCGTCCGCGAGGGCCTCCTCCGGGTCACCGCCGCGACCCTGACCGGCGAGCGCCTGCTCGCGGTGCGCGGTCCCGGCGACATCGTCGGCGAGCGGTCCGCCGTGGACGGACTTCCCCGCTCGGCCACCGTCAGCGCCAGCGGTCGCACCAGGGCGCTCGTGCTCACCGCCGCCACGTTCACCGCGCTGTGCCGCCGCGAGCCCGGCATCTCCTGGGCCGTCCTCGGCGTGGTCGTCGGCCGCCAGCGCGACGCGGACCGCCAGCGCGTGCAGATCAGCGGCACCGCCACCCAGCGGGTCGCCGCGGTCCTGCTCGACATGGCGCTCCAGCGCGGCATCGCCGACCAGGGGGCCGTGCCGCTGACCCAGGAAGAACTCGCGGGAATCGCTGGAACCTCGCGAGAATCACTGGTCCGGGTGCTGCGCTCCCTGCGTTCCGAGGGCATCATCTCCACGGGCAGGCGCGTGGTGGACATTCACGACGTCCGACGCCTCCAGGGTTACGCGGACTGA
- a CDS encoding DNA polymerase IV: MGRSANLPKGLVERFRVREGDVPDDAGCRMLHVDMDAFYASVEIRDRPELARLPVVVGGTAHRGVVASANYLAREFGVRSAMPTAHARRLAPHAVFLPPDFTKYRDVSRGVMELFRQVTPLVEPLSLDEAFLDVGGALRRLRATPAEIAARVRVDVEREHGITCSVGVASTKFLAKLSSGMCKPDGLMVVPKDRALEFLHPLPVGALWGVGKRTAEQLDRLGLETVGDVAAAPLLRLRKAVGVALAEHLYALARGHDDRPVVPYTREKSIGAEETFEVDHFDRAVLKLELLRLSERTAASLRAKGLRGRTVSIKVRFADFTTITRSKTLRVATDVAREVYATATSLLDDHVPPGAVRLIGVRVEQLSEGAAGEQLAFDAPERGWREAEQAADQARTRFGTAAVRPASLLSTAPARSAEPEPKPERHPEER; encoded by the coding sequence GTGGGGCGCAGCGCCAACCTGCCCAAGGGGCTGGTCGAGCGGTTCCGCGTGCGCGAGGGGGACGTCCCGGACGACGCGGGCTGCCGGATGCTGCACGTGGACATGGACGCCTTCTACGCGTCGGTCGAGATCCGCGACCGGCCCGAGCTGGCGCGCCTGCCGGTCGTGGTCGGCGGCACCGCGCACCGGGGCGTGGTGGCATCGGCGAACTACCTGGCCCGCGAGTTCGGCGTCCGCTCCGCCATGCCCACCGCGCACGCCAGGCGCCTCGCCCCGCACGCGGTGTTCCTGCCGCCGGACTTCACCAAGTACCGGGACGTCTCGCGCGGCGTCATGGAGCTGTTCCGCCAGGTCACGCCGCTGGTCGAGCCGCTGAGCCTGGACGAGGCGTTCCTGGACGTCGGCGGCGCGCTGCGCAGGCTGAGGGCCACGCCCGCCGAGATCGCCGCGCGCGTCCGGGTCGACGTGGAGCGGGAGCACGGCATCACCTGCTCGGTCGGGGTGGCGTCGACGAAGTTCCTGGCGAAGCTGTCCTCCGGCATGTGCAAGCCGGACGGCCTGATGGTGGTGCCGAAGGACCGGGCGCTGGAGTTCCTGCACCCGCTGCCGGTGGGCGCGCTGTGGGGCGTCGGCAAGCGCACCGCCGAGCAGCTGGACCGGTTGGGTCTGGAGACGGTCGGGGACGTGGCGGCGGCCCCGCTGCTGCGGCTGCGCAAGGCGGTCGGCGTGGCGCTGGCCGAGCACCTGTACGCGCTGGCCAGGGGCCATGACGACCGGCCCGTGGTGCCGTACACCAGGGAGAAGTCGATCGGCGCGGAGGAGACCTTCGAGGTCGACCACTTCGATCGCGCGGTGCTGAAGCTGGAGCTGCTGCGGCTGTCCGAGCGGACGGCGGCGTCGCTGCGCGCGAAGGGCCTGCGCGGGCGGACGGTGTCGATCAAGGTGAGGTTCGCGGACTTCACCACGATCACCCGGTCGAAGACCCTCCGGGTGGCCACGGACGTGGCGCGCGAGGTGTACGCGACCGCGACGTCCCTGCTGGACGACCACGTCCCACCGGGCGCGGTGCGGCTCATCGGGGTGCGGGTGGAGCAGCTGTCCGAGGGCGCGGCGGGGGAGCAGCTGGCGTTCGACGCGCCCGAGCGCGGCTGGCGCGAGGCGGAACAGGCGGCCGACCAGGCGAGAACCCGCTTCGGCACGGCGGCGGTCCGCCCGGCCTCCCTCCTCTCCACCGCCCCGGCCCGCTCGGCCGAACCGGAACCAAAACCGGAACGCCACCCCGAGGAACGCTGA